From the genome of Actinomycetota bacterium:
TGGCCGAGCCGGTGCCCGCCCTGCGGGCGGTCTCGGCCGATCCCACGCTGCGGGCCACCGTCGCCATGTCGGACGGCAGGTCCATCCGGGCGGTGGACCTGCAGTGGGAGTTCTACGACTGGGCGCGCAAGTACGCCGCCGAGCGGGGCGAGGACCCGGTCACCGCCGAGATCCTGACCCGGTGGGAGCAGATCCTGGTGGCCCTGGAGGCCGATCCCCGGGTGGCCGACCGCCAGCTGGACTGGGTGGCCAAGCTGGGCCTGATCGAGGCGTACCAGGACCGCCGGGCGCTGGACTGGGACGACCCGAAGCTGGCCCTGATCGACCTGCAGTACCACGACGTGCGGCCGGACAAGAGCCTGTACTACAAGCTGGTGGAGCAGGGCCGGATGGAGCGCCTGGTCACCGACGAGGCCATTGTGCAGGCGGTCGCCGAACCCCCGATCGACACCCGGGCCTGGTTCCGGGGCCAGGCCCTGCGCCGGTTCTCGCCCCAGATCGCCACGGCGTCCTGGGATGGCATCGTGTTCGACGTGGGCCGCCATGCCCTGCAGAAGGTGCCGATGCTGGAGCCGCTCCGGGGGACGAAGGCGATGACGTCCGGACTCTTCGGTAGCGTCGAGACCGCCGCCGAGCTCCTGGAGCGCCTCCAAGGTTGATCCTCGCCTGAGCGCTTTCTCACGCTTTCCGTAGTCCTGGTACAGCTTTCCCGAGCCGTGCGGCCCTACAATGATCTGTGAGGTGATGCCGATATGACGACAGCCGGTGGCGAGCAGAAGCGGACCAAGCGCAAGCCGTCCGAGGAGGAGGCTGCCGTCGAGGCACCTCCCAAAACTGAGACAAAAGATACAGAAGCTATAGACAAGCTACTCGATGAAATAGATGACGTACTAGAAGAAAATGCCGAAGAGTTTGTAAGGTCATATGTACAAAAAGGCGGCCAGTGACCTAGTTGTCCGATTCGGGCCGACTCTAGATCTAGAGTCACTAAACTTTTAGACCAAGTCGATTCGCCGGGTTTTTTGTCACACCCCCTCGCTACAGTGGAACGATCATGTGTTCCATCGGCGAGGCGCACTCGGGTTCCAAGCGGTGTCCTGCGTGCGGCGAGACCAAGCCCCTAGAAGCGT
Proteins encoded in this window:
- a CDS encoding ubiquitin-like protein Pup gives rise to the protein MTTAGGEQKRTKRKPSEEEAAVEAPPKTETKDTEAIDKLLDEIDDVLEENAEEFVRSYVQKGGQ